Proteins from a genomic interval of Trifolium pratense cultivar HEN17-A07 linkage group LG6, ARS_RC_1.1, whole genome shotgun sequence:
- the LOC123889819 gene encoding ras-related protein RABD2a, with protein sequence MNPEYDYLFKLLLIGDSGVGKSCLLLRFADDSYIDSYISTIGVDFKIRTVEQDGKTIKLQIWDTAGQERFRTITSSYYRGAHGIIIVYDVTDEESFNNVKQWLSEIDRYASDNVNKLLVGNKCDLTESRAVSYETAKAFADEIGIPFMETSAKDSTNVEQAFMAMASSIKDRMASQPTNNARPPTVQIRGQPVGQKSGCCSS encoded by the exons ATGAATCCTGAGTA TGATTATCTGTTCAAGCTTCTTCTTATTGGAGACTCTGGTGTTGGAAAATCATGCCTTCTTCTGAGATTTGCT GATGACTCTTACATTGATAGCTACATAAGCACCATTGGAGTTGATTTT AAAATTCGCACCGTTGAGCAGGATGGAAAGACCATTAAGCTCCAGATT TGGGATACAGCTGGGCAAGAACGATTTAGAACAATCACCAGTAGCTACTACCGTGGGGCACATGGAATCATT ATTGTTTATGATGTGACAGATGAAGAGAGCTTCAATAATGTGAAGCAATGGCTCAGTGAAATTGACCGCTATGCCAGTGATAATGTTAACAAGCTCTTGGTTGGCAACAAGTGTGATCTGACAGAGAGTAGAGCTGTGTCATATGAAACAGCTAAA GCATTTGCAGATGAAATAGGCATTCCTTTTATGGAGACAAGTGCAAAGGATTCTACAAATGTTGAACAGGCATTTATGGCAATGGCTTCTTCAATCAAGGACAG AATGGCTAGCCAACCTACAAACAATGCAAGGCCTCCAACAGTGCAGATCAGGGGACAGCCAGTTGGGCAGAAGAGTGGATGCTGCTCATCATAA
- the LOC123888489 gene encoding RGG repeats nuclear RNA binding protein A-like produces MATINPFDLLDDDAEDPSLLIAAELLKAAAAPVKKPADKEQGGGKQRGGAQTKPAQLPSKPTPPAQAVRESRNEGGRGGRGFSGRGGGRGFGGGRGGRGFGRDYSNGENSFPGSGALENHGPIEEGDKFSERRNYGGPRPPYRGGRRGGFSNGEAGEEGRPRRTFERHSGTGRGNEFKREGAGRGNWGTETDEIAQVTEEAVIEGEKNIGDEKPAVENDAAEGNKDIAANEAEEKEAEDKEMTLEEYQKVLEEKRKALQVVKTEERKVDTKEFETMQALSCKKDNFEIFAKLGSDKDKRKEAFDKEEKAKKSVSINEFLKPAEGDAYYRGRGGRGREARGGGGGYRGGNLNRNVRAPSIEDPGHFPTLGAK; encoded by the exons ATGGCCACTATCAATCCATTTGATTTGCTTGATGATGATGCTGAAGACCCTTCTCTGCTCATCGCTGCTGAACTGCTTAAAGCGGCTGCTGCCCCGGTTAAGAAACCTGCTGACAAAGAACAGGGCGGCGGCAAGCAACGTGGTGGTGCTCAGACTAAGCCTGCTCAGTTGCCTTCTAAGCCCACTCCTCCCGCTCAGGCTG TGAGGGAGTCCAGAAATGAAGGAGGCCGTGGCGGTCGTGGGTTTAGTGGAAGAGGAGGTGGTCGTGGATTTGGTGGCGGACGTGGAGGTCGCGGGTTTGGTCGTGACTACTCTAACGGCGAAAATTCGTTCCCTGGTTCTGGAGCACTTGAAAACCATGGTCCTATTGAAGAAGGAGATAAGTTTTCAGAGAGACGTAACTATGGTGGGCCAAGACCTCCCTACCGCGGTGGTCGCCGTGGAGGTTTCAGCAATGGTGAGGCTGGTGAAGAGGGACGTCCTCGAAGAACATTTGAACGCCACAGTGGAACTGGCCGAGG AAATGAATTCAAACGTGAAGGTGCTGGTCGTGGTAACTGGGGAACAGAAACTGACGAAATTGCCCA GGTGACTGAAGAAGCTGTGATTGAAGGTGAAAAGAATATTGGTGATGAGAAGCCTGCAGTTGAAAATGATGCTGCCGAAGGAAACAAGGATATTGCTGCTAATGAAGCTGAAGAAAAGGAGGCTGAAGATAAG GAGATGACTCTGGAGGAATACCAGAAAGTGCTTGAAGAGAAAAGGAAGGCTTTGCAAGTAGTCAAGACTGAAGAGAGAAAAGTTGACACTAAAGAGTTTGAAACCATGCAGGCCTTATCATGCAAGAAAGACAATTTTGAAATCTTTGCTAAATTG GGATCTGATAAGGACAAGCGCAAAGAGGCTTTTGACAAGGAAGAGAAAGCTAAGAAG TCTGTGAGCATCAATGAGTTTCTGAAGCCAGCTGAAGGGGATGCCTATTACAGAGGCAGGGGAGGACGTGGCCGTGAAGCACGAGGTGGAGGTGGAGGTTATCGTGGTGGAAATTTGAATAGGAATGTCCGAGCTCCATCCATCGAAGATCCTGGGCATTTCCCAACCTTGGGTGCCAAGTGA